One Natrinema longum genomic window carries:
- a CDS encoding DUF7116 family protein, protein MRLVEQARSIFAELGYTVEGNGPEFRAERAWKVVHVNAVRETGELPPSSSGQFHCFVAEPEDADALEARLEGTNPNYEWAIIVVDGDDYQVERAPPGPRVSA, encoded by the coding sequence ATGCGGCTCGTCGAGCAGGCCAGGTCGATCTTCGCAGAGCTTGGTTACACCGTCGAAGGCAACGGCCCCGAGTTCCGCGCCGAACGAGCATGGAAAGTCGTCCACGTAAACGCCGTCCGCGAGACAGGCGAACTTCCCCCGTCGTCGTCGGGACAGTTCCACTGTTTCGTCGCCGAACCCGAGGACGCAGATGCCCTCGAGGCCCGACTCGAGGGGACCAATCCGAACTACGAGTGGGCGATTATCGTCGTCGACGGAGACGACTATCAGGTCGAACGAGCGCCACCAGGACCACGAGTATCGGCGTAA
- a CDS encoding pyridoxal-phosphate-dependent aminotransferase family protein, protein MAQTPSNEGTDAPSVGELTPPDRTLMGPGPSEVNPRVLRAMSTPLVGHLDPSFIEIMDEVQELLRYTFRTDNQWTIPVSGTGSAAMEAAIGNVVEPGDTMLVPTNGYFGGRMASMAQRAGGEVVEVDAPWGEPLDPDDVADALAEHDPDVFGFVFAETSTGVLQPDVPALTAAAHDHDALVIADSVTALGGVEFRVDDWDIDVAYAGPQKCLSCPPGASPLTLSDEAMEKVLSREEEPRSWYLDLSLLEGYWGEERAYHHTAPITNVYALREALRLVAEEGIEDRWARHERLAGALKAGAEAMGLGMNAPDEYWLPSLNAVRVPEGIDDGKVCDALLERYDLEIAGGLGDLAGEVFRIGCMGHSARPENVIYVVTALGDVLESMGADVDPGAGVTATRRALEK, encoded by the coding sequence ATGGCTCAGACACCGTCGAACGAGGGGACCGACGCGCCGTCCGTCGGCGAACTCACACCACCGGATCGTACCCTGATGGGACCTGGCCCGAGCGAGGTCAACCCGCGTGTACTCCGTGCGATGAGCACGCCGCTGGTCGGTCACCTCGATCCGTCGTTCATCGAGATCATGGACGAGGTCCAGGAGCTGCTGCGGTATACCTTCCGAACGGATAACCAGTGGACGATCCCGGTCTCGGGAACCGGCTCGGCGGCGATGGAGGCCGCGATCGGCAACGTCGTCGAACCCGGCGATACGATGCTCGTCCCGACGAACGGCTACTTCGGCGGCCGGATGGCCTCGATGGCCCAGCGAGCGGGCGGCGAGGTCGTCGAAGTCGACGCGCCGTGGGGCGAACCGCTCGATCCGGACGACGTCGCGGACGCGCTGGCCGAACACGATCCGGACGTCTTCGGGTTCGTCTTCGCCGAGACGAGTACCGGCGTGCTTCAGCCCGACGTGCCGGCACTCACTGCCGCGGCCCACGACCACGACGCGCTCGTGATCGCCGATAGCGTCACCGCCCTCGGCGGCGTCGAGTTTCGGGTCGACGACTGGGACATCGACGTCGCCTACGCCGGTCCACAGAAGTGTCTCTCCTGTCCGCCGGGTGCGAGCCCGCTGACCCTCTCCGACGAGGCGATGGAGAAGGTCCTCTCCCGCGAGGAGGAACCCCGCTCGTGGTATCTCGATCTCTCCTTGCTCGAGGGCTACTGGGGGGAGGAACGGGCCTACCACCACACCGCGCCGATCACGAACGTCTACGCGCTCCGGGAGGCACTACGGCTCGTCGCCGAGGAGGGCATCGAAGACCGGTGGGCGCGTCACGAACGGCTGGCCGGCGCGCTGAAAGCCGGGGCCGAAGCGATGGGCCTGGGGATGAACGCCCCCGATGAGTACTGGCTGCCGAGTCTGAACGCCGTCCGAGTCCCGGAGGGAATCGACGACGGTAAGGTCTGTGACGCGTTGCTCGAGCGATACGACCTCGAGATCGCGGGCGGACTGGGCGACCTCGCCGGCGAGGTCTTCCGGATCGGCTGTATGGGACATTCCGCACGACCCGAGAACGTGATCTACGTCGTCACGGCGCTGGGCGACGTGCTCGAGTCGATGGGTGCAGACGTCGATCCGGGTGCCGGTGTGACTGCGACGCGACGTGCGCTCGAAAAGTAA
- a CDS encoding mechanosensitive ion channel family protein, with translation MVGPLQGNGTVTAEGIQNLLPVQVPIRVIELVLALVVLAVGWYLSKLVVRIAGRTIAQRIERPSVTRTVLRGVRGAVFLWAVIIAAGIVGLGNTELLLSVTVISAVIAIVLAPLAGSLINGLYVLADRPYEIGDMIEVTDAGHRGFVEDITIRYTKIFTLQNTFIVIPNSEIHTRDVVNYSAEDERTRVSIPFDITYESDLEAARQAAERAARGVDDVISGGPDIRIGSARYAAAPSCYINEYGDHGIALELFFWMKHPYKQTVVRSAVQDAISDRFADLDVQFAYPHRHHVFDETSGVARFAVDDAEQSVADPSRESETSGDHGENPVDSADR, from the coding sequence ATGGTCGGGCCCCTCCAGGGAAACGGTACCGTGACGGCCGAGGGCATCCAGAACCTGCTGCCCGTCCAGGTTCCGATACGAGTGATCGAACTCGTGCTCGCACTCGTCGTCCTCGCCGTCGGCTGGTACCTCTCGAAACTCGTCGTTCGGATCGCCGGTCGGACGATCGCCCAACGGATCGAGCGTCCAAGCGTCACCCGGACCGTTCTCCGCGGTGTCAGGGGGGCCGTCTTCCTGTGGGCGGTGATTATCGCGGCCGGCATCGTCGGCCTCGGCAATACGGAACTCCTCCTCTCGGTGACCGTCATTTCGGCCGTCATCGCGATCGTTCTCGCCCCGCTTGCCGGTAGCCTGATCAACGGCCTCTACGTCCTCGCCGACCGTCCCTACGAGATCGGCGACATGATCGAGGTCACTGACGCCGGCCACCGCGGGTTCGTCGAGGACATCACGATCCGGTATACGAAGATCTTCACCCTCCAGAACACCTTCATCGTCATCCCCAACTCCGAGATCCACACGCGCGACGTGGTCAATTACTCCGCGGAGGACGAACGGACGCGCGTTTCGATCCCGTTCGATATCACCTACGAGAGCGACCTCGAGGCGGCGCGACAGGCCGCCGAGCGTGCTGCTCGAGGGGTCGACGACGTCATCTCCGGCGGCCCGGATATCCGGATCGGGAGCGCCCGATACGCTGCAGCCCCCTCCTGTTATATCAACGAGTACGGCGATCACGGGATCGCCCTCGAGTTGTTCTTCTGGATGAAACACCCCTACAAGCAGACCGTCGTCCGATCGGCAGTGCAGGACGCTATCAGCGACCGCTTTGCGGATCTCGACGTCCAGTTCGCCTACCCGCATCGCCATCACGTGTTCGACGAGACCAGCGGTGTCGCGCGATTCGCGGTCGACGATGCCGAGCAGTCGGTTGCGGACCCGTCGCGCGAGTCGGAGACGAGCGGAGATCACGGCGAGAACCCCGTCGATTCCGCCGATCGATAG
- the trmB gene encoding HTH-type sugar sensing transcriptional regulator TrmB, with protein sequence MAPDELRSTVERVGDRFNLGEYEIDAYLTVLEQGQLTASEIADRTDIPQPRVYDTVRSLSDRGLVELRESRPMKVVAIDPDEAFDDVQTAFEQMIEELEARYTAPARETEAVSLVKSRSTILRYLEEVIDAAEYELSLSLTPDLLTRFEAELRGAVEAGVSVDLIVTPASEAPDPATFAYGEIASTARARRGITTPVVAVADGNYSVYATQDALRDDQDRYGVIFNRSALGFLISGFFGTVLWTTADRVLGEDDSARTYPRKYASIRRCVKDLLEEGGEFYATIDGRDVDIGGQRIVGGRILDISFEVSEEVASLTIETETGEEVSVGGRVAALEDIEAHEIHIGRNEPPTLEER encoded by the coding sequence ATGGCACCAGACGAACTTCGCTCGACCGTCGAGCGCGTCGGAGACCGGTTCAATCTCGGCGAATACGAGATCGACGCCTATCTCACCGTTCTCGAGCAGGGCCAGCTTACGGCCAGCGAGATCGCGGACCGAACGGATATCCCCCAGCCGCGGGTCTACGACACCGTCCGCAGCCTCAGCGACCGCGGACTGGTCGAACTTCGCGAGTCGCGCCCGATGAAGGTCGTCGCGATCGATCCCGACGAGGCGTTCGACGATGTCCAGACCGCCTTCGAACAGATGATCGAGGAACTCGAGGCGCGCTACACTGCGCCGGCCCGCGAGACGGAAGCGGTGTCGCTGGTCAAATCCCGATCGACGATCCTGCGGTACCTCGAGGAGGTCATCGACGCCGCGGAGTACGAACTCTCCCTGTCCCTGACGCCGGATCTGTTGACCCGGTTCGAGGCGGAACTGCGTGGGGCAGTCGAGGCCGGTGTCAGCGTCGATCTGATCGTGACGCCGGCGAGCGAGGCCCCCGATCCGGCGACGTTCGCGTACGGCGAGATCGCATCGACCGCCCGTGCGCGACGCGGAATCACGACGCCGGTCGTCGCCGTCGCCGACGGTAACTACTCGGTGTACGCGACACAGGACGCCCTGCGCGACGATCAGGATCGGTACGGTGTCATCTTCAATCGGTCGGCGCTCGGGTTTCTCATCTCCGGGTTCTTCGGAACCGTCCTCTGGACGACTGCCGACCGGGTCCTCGGCGAGGACGACAGCGCTCGGACGTATCCCCGGAAGTACGCCTCGATCCGCCGGTGCGTAAAGGACCTCCTCGAGGAAGGCGGCGAGTTCTACGCCACGATCGACGGCCGGGACGTGGATATCGGCGGCCAGCGGATCGTCGGCGGCCGAATCCTCGATATCTCCTTCGAGGTCAGCGAGGAAGTCGCCAGCCTCACGATCGAAACCGAGACCGGCGAGGAAGTTTCCGTCGGTGGCCGCGTCGCCGCCCTCGAGGACATCGAGGCCCACGAGATCCACATCGGTCGGAACGAACCGCCGACGCTCGAGGAACGCTGA
- a CDS encoding universal stress protein codes for MYDDILVPTDGSDTIPETLAHGLPIAANNDATVHALYVVDSRVTAAADDETSADLERSLEAEGQEAIADIEAKATAEELETVGEVRQGTPSKTILEYAEENGIDLIVIGTRGKSPREKMTSLGSVSERVVDNASIPVFVVRNAGDAE; via the coding sequence ATGTACGACGACATTCTCGTTCCCACGGACGGAAGCGACACGATTCCCGAGACGCTCGCCCACGGATTGCCGATCGCTGCAAACAACGACGCGACGGTCCACGCGCTGTACGTCGTCGATAGCCGGGTCACCGCTGCTGCCGACGACGAGACGAGCGCCGATCTCGAGCGCTCGCTCGAGGCCGAAGGCCAGGAGGCTATCGCCGACATCGAAGCGAAAGCGACGGCCGAGGAACTCGAGACCGTCGGCGAGGTCCGACAGGGGACGCCCTCGAAGACCATTCTCGAGTACGCCGAGGAGAACGGGATCGATCTCATCGTCATCGGGACGCGAGGAAAGAGCCCACGCGAGAAGATGACGTCGCTGGGCAGTGTCTCGGAACGGGTCGTGGACAACGCTTCGATTCCGGTGTTCGTCGTCCGCAACGCGGGTGACGCCGAGTAG
- a CDS encoding metal-dependent hydrolase, translating to MFVGHGLLAFALAALVADWRGWESRQALLVGVVAGAFATIPDIDVAYALVGLLEWQVADGPLGASTAFWDASRVVHRSVTHSLVVGAIAAPAFGLVAVRGGTSRTWGVRATGLGLLVALVAVALVWDGPLAALVMGLFVASGVLVARAVARRSTLSPSTVAIAAVWGLWSHPWGDLVTGSPPDWFFPFPSPVLESRVVLHPDPTLHLLGAFAIELATIWLALAVVCRLTDRSVLATVDRRATVGVAYGVAALAVTPPTLDVSYHFVFSILGVGVVCGVVRGRPESVLPHWLSRRWPSPDGILEVALTALAAVSIALAAYVTVYLSVVGPA from the coding sequence GTGTTCGTCGGTCACGGCCTCCTCGCGTTCGCCCTCGCGGCGCTCGTCGCCGACTGGCGAGGCTGGGAGTCGCGTCAGGCCCTGCTCGTCGGTGTCGTCGCCGGCGCGTTCGCGACGATTCCCGACATCGACGTCGCGTACGCGCTCGTCGGGCTCCTCGAGTGGCAGGTAGCGGACGGCCCACTCGGCGCGTCGACGGCCTTCTGGGACGCGAGCCGCGTCGTCCACCGCTCGGTCACCCACTCGCTGGTCGTCGGCGCGATCGCCGCACCGGCGTTCGGGCTGGTTGCCGTCCGCGGGGGCACCAGTCGAACGTGGGGCGTCCGTGCTACTGGCCTCGGTCTCCTCGTGGCGCTCGTCGCGGTCGCGCTCGTCTGGGATGGGCCCCTCGCCGCGCTCGTCATGGGACTGTTCGTGGCAAGCGGCGTCCTCGTCGCCCGCGCCGTCGCTCGCAGATCGACGCTCTCGCCGTCGACGGTCGCCATCGCCGCCGTCTGGGGGCTCTGGTCGCATCCGTGGGGCGATCTCGTCACCGGCTCGCCCCCCGACTGGTTCTTCCCGTTTCCCTCCCCCGTCCTCGAGTCCCGGGTCGTTCTCCACCCGGATCCGACGCTGCACCTGCTCGGCGCGTTCGCGATCGAACTCGCCACGATCTGGCTCGCGCTCGCAGTCGTCTGCCGACTCACCGATCGGTCGGTCCTCGCCACCGTCGACCGGCGAGCCACCGTCGGTGTGGCCTACGGCGTGGCTGCACTCGCAGTGACGCCGCCGACGCTCGACGTCTCCTATCACTTCGTCTTCTCCATTCTCGGCGTCGGGGTCGTCTGTGGCGTCGTTCGTGGTAGGCCCGAATCCGTCCTCCCCCACTGGCTCTCCCGACGGTGGCCTTCACCCGACGGGATACTCGAGGTCGCGCTGACGGCGCTGGCTGCCGTGAGCATTGCCCTCGCCGCCTACGTGACAGTCTACCTGTCGGTCGTCGGCCCAGCGTAG
- a CDS encoding ABC transporter ATP-binding protein, with product MSRVRLENITKRYGEETAVDDISLEVEDGEFVTFVGPSGCGKSTTMETVAGLTQPTEGRVYIGDDDVTDLAPKDRGVAMVFQNIALFPHMDVYENISFGLRLRKYDDEEVRRRVEQAADIVQLEGMLERMPAEMSGGQQQRVGIARAIVRNPDVFLMDEPLANLDAKLRVHMRTELQRLHRELDATVIYVTHDQAEAMTMSNRIAVLNDGKLQQIAAPLTCYNEPTNLFVAGFIGSPSMNFVEGTLVEGGLETNNFTVDLDPSRLPDVGIGDDVTLGIRPEDVHLSAYADSLASSTDRIAAQTDVLEPMGDEVFVYLLLSEAAAGSMEQDPATSPNQLLMSVTPDTDIEAGQDVDVVLDRSRIHIFDSTAGNALVHGITDLPDREPGTAPTEADS from the coding sequence ATGTCACGAGTACGACTCGAGAACATCACGAAACGGTACGGAGAGGAAACGGCGGTCGACGACATCAGCCTCGAGGTCGAAGACGGGGAGTTCGTCACCTTCGTCGGCCCGTCGGGGTGTGGGAAGTCGACGACCATGGAGACGGTCGCGGGGTTGACCCAGCCGACCGAGGGACGAGTATACATCGGCGACGACGACGTTACCGACCTCGCCCCCAAGGATCGAGGCGTCGCGATGGTCTTCCAGAACATCGCGCTGTTTCCACACATGGACGTCTACGAGAACATCTCCTTTGGACTGCGGCTCCGAAAGTACGACGACGAGGAGGTCAGGCGTCGCGTCGAGCAGGCCGCCGACATCGTCCAACTCGAGGGGATGCTCGAACGGATGCCGGCGGAGATGTCCGGCGGCCAGCAACAGCGAGTCGGGATCGCCCGCGCGATCGTTCGCAACCCCGACGTGTTCCTGATGGACGAGCCACTGGCGAACCTCGACGCGAAGCTGCGGGTCCACATGCGAACGGAGCTCCAGCGGCTCCACCGGGAGCTCGACGCGACGGTCATCTACGTGACCCACGATCAGGCCGAGGCAATGACGATGTCCAACCGGATCGCCGTTTTGAACGACGGCAAACTCCAGCAGATCGCCGCGCCGCTTACCTGCTACAACGAACCCACGAACCTGTTCGTCGCGGGCTTTATCGGCTCGCCATCGATGAACTTCGTCGAGGGGACGCTCGTCGAGGGCGGCCTCGAGACGAACAACTTCACCGTCGATCTCGACCCCTCGCGGCTGCCGGACGTGGGAATCGGCGACGACGTCACGCTCGGCATCAGACCGGAGGACGTGCATCTGTCGGCGTATGCGGATTCGCTCGCGTCGTCGACGGACAGGATCGCCGCCCAAACCGACGTCTTGGAACCGATGGGCGACGAGGTCTTCGTCTACCTGCTGCTCTCCGAGGCCGCCGCGGGATCGATGGAGCAAGATCCCGCAACGTCACCGAACCAGTTGCTGATGAGCGTCACCCCCGACACGGACATCGAGGCGGGCCAAGACGTCGACGTCGTGCTAGACCGCTCGAGGATCCACATCTTCGATTCGACCGCCGGCAACGCGCTGGTCCACGGCATTACCGATCTCCCGGACCGAGAGCCCGGCACGGCACCGACCGAAGCGGACAGTTGA
- a CDS encoding carbohydrate ABC transporter permease: protein MATDTDTDGLIGGESGRERDRERTGNAVVNWMEGLSEAAYAYLLLLPAFALLTLIAFYPMLRTFVMSLRANETRGLDPLGGFVGIENYVDILTGNARLARQFLDVGLTSSFPFIELGTPFFQQALFVTLAFAVISVIFETVIGFGQAYVLDQEFTGRRWVRVAIILPWAVPIVIQGMIFFLLFQPTVGFGSDLMQSIGIFSGTPLANSRDAFIIILVADIWKSSAFMALLILAGLQSVDRSLYDVARVAGASPWQRFKMITLPLVMPALLVAMLFRTMDAMRVFGLIESTAGCTTVPSLSCLVVEAMFGGTRIYATAAAVAFATALVIGLIIGGYVLLFRDTEGGMY from the coding sequence ATGGCAACTGATACCGATACGGACGGTTTGATCGGCGGCGAGTCCGGCCGGGAACGAGACCGTGAACGGACCGGTAACGCCGTCGTCAACTGGATGGAGGGGCTGAGCGAGGCGGCATACGCGTACCTGCTGTTATTGCCGGCGTTCGCGTTGCTGACGCTGATCGCGTTCTATCCGATGCTACGGACGTTCGTCATGTCGCTTCGCGCCAACGAGACGCGGGGACTCGACCCCCTTGGCGGCTTCGTCGGCATCGAGAACTACGTCGACATCCTCACCGGGAACGCGCGACTGGCTCGACAGTTCCTCGACGTCGGGCTGACGTCGTCGTTCCCGTTCATCGAACTCGGGACCCCGTTCTTCCAGCAGGCGCTGTTCGTCACGCTCGCCTTCGCGGTCATCAGCGTCATCTTCGAGACGGTGATCGGGTTCGGCCAGGCCTACGTGCTCGATCAGGAGTTCACGGGGCGTCGCTGGGTCCGCGTAGCGATCATTCTCCCGTGGGCAGTGCCGATCGTCATTCAGGGAATGATCTTCTTCCTGCTGTTCCAGCCGACGGTCGGGTTCGGGTCCGACCTCATGCAGAGCATCGGCATCTTCAGCGGAACGCCGCTGGCTAACAGCCGCGACGCGTTCATCATCATTCTCGTGGCCGACATCTGGAAGTCGTCGGCGTTCATGGCTCTGTTGATCCTCGCAGGACTCCAGAGCGTTGACCGGAGTCTGTACGACGTCGCTCGCGTGGCCGGTGCGTCACCGTGGCAGCGGTTCAAGATGATCACGCTCCCGCTGGTGATGCCGGCCCTGTTGGTCGCGATGCTGTTCCGAACCATGGACGCGATGCGAGTCTTCGGACTGATCGAGTCGACTGCCGGCTGTACGACCGTTCCCTCGCTGAGCTGTCTCGTCGTCGAAGCGATGTTCGGCGGGACCCGCATCTACGCGACGGCCGCCGCCGTGGCCTTCGCCACGGCGCTCGTGATCGGCTTGATCATCGGCGGCTACGTGCTACTCTTCCGCGACACCGAAGGAGGGATGTACTGA
- a CDS encoding DUF5816 domain-containing protein, with amino-acid sequence MQTRSTADGETVYISETEGDRGSKGPFLVAYESPDTERRYGWFCTNCESFDNAMDSMGRIKCNECGNFRKPTEWDAAHE; translated from the coding sequence ATGCAAACTCGGTCGACTGCCGACGGTGAGACCGTCTATATTTCGGAGACGGAGGGCGACAGGGGCTCGAAAGGTCCGTTTCTCGTCGCCTACGAATCCCCCGATACCGAGCGTCGTTACGGCTGGTTCTGTACGAACTGTGAGAGCTTCGACAACGCGATGGACTCGATGGGCCGGATCAAGTGCAACGAGTGTGGGAACTTCCGGAAACCGACCGAGTGGGACGCGGCCCACGAGTGA
- a CDS encoding extracellular solute-binding protein, with protein MGHDTAGQRDRSRLGRRSFLRATSASTAGAVAVTGCLGRGRKPNTVVMTADSGVAGIIHSDGDGPSVQQALWDAGLDEDISLEIQTVVSDSASRMQTAQSALEAGRAPPDIHMMDSGWTVPFVLRNQTVNLTENLSEDVLQRVTDDYLEAILETARHPQTGDLHALPFFPDLGFTLYREDLIEDAGYDTSNWPSEPPSWEEFSAAVRDARDQGGLNYGFTTQAAAYEGLSCCTFNEVMTSWGGAYFGGVNNLFTAGDRPITVDEQRCIDAIRMMRSFIEGEEENTMDGYAQICPSAIVQWTEQQSLNPFAAGEAVSNRNWSYAIAETGTEDAFGENLGVTTRPYAVSQQEAEYEGTGGTVAALGGWNLAVSPFSERQEEALQVLEAFATEEVMLTVFELGGYLPPNLDLVAEADPDEVGPVARYGDVVQRASENAVPRPATDLWPEQSALVYQSVNAAYRGEQSPEVAMSDLAAELEQSEAEVETNGN; from the coding sequence ATGGGACACGATACCGCCGGCCAACGTGACCGCTCCCGTCTCGGGCGGCGATCGTTCCTGAGGGCTACATCGGCGTCGACAGCGGGGGCAGTCGCCGTCACGGGCTGTCTCGGCCGGGGTCGTAAACCGAACACTGTGGTGATGACCGCCGATTCTGGTGTCGCGGGGATCATACACAGCGATGGCGACGGCCCATCGGTCCAGCAGGCGCTCTGGGACGCCGGACTCGACGAGGACATCAGCCTCGAGATCCAGACCGTCGTCAGCGACTCCGCATCGCGGATGCAAACCGCCCAGTCGGCCCTCGAGGCGGGTCGCGCCCCGCCCGACATCCACATGATGGACAGCGGCTGGACGGTCCCTTTCGTTCTCCGGAACCAGACGGTCAACCTGACCGAGAACCTCTCCGAGGACGTGCTCCAGCGCGTCACCGACGACTACCTCGAGGCGATCCTCGAAACGGCGCGTCATCCCCAGACTGGAGACCTCCACGCGCTGCCGTTCTTCCCGGACCTTGGGTTCACGCTGTACCGCGAGGATCTGATCGAAGACGCCGGCTACGACACCAGCAACTGGCCGTCGGAGCCGCCGTCCTGGGAGGAGTTCTCAGCGGCGGTTCGCGATGCCCGGGATCAGGGCGGACTCAACTACGGGTTCACGACCCAGGCGGCCGCCTACGAGGGGTTGTCCTGCTGTACGTTCAACGAAGTGATGACGTCCTGGGGCGGAGCGTACTTCGGCGGGGTGAACAACCTCTTCACCGCGGGCGACCGGCCGATCACCGTCGACGAGCAACGGTGTATCGACGCGATCCGGATGATGCGCTCGTTCATCGAGGGTGAGGAGGAAAACACCATGGACGGCTATGCTCAGATCTGTCCGTCGGCGATCGTCCAGTGGACCGAACAGCAGTCGCTCAACCCGTTCGCCGCCGGCGAGGCCGTCTCGAACCGCAACTGGTCGTATGCGATCGCGGAGACGGGTACCGAAGACGCCTTCGGCGAGAACCTCGGGGTCACGACGCGACCGTACGCGGTCTCCCAGCAGGAGGCCGAGTACGAAGGCACCGGCGGCACCGTCGCGGCACTGGGCGGCTGGAATCTCGCCGTGAGCCCGTTTTCGGAGCGTCAGGAGGAAGCGCTGCAAGTTCTCGAGGCGTTCGCTACTGAGGAGGTCATGCTCACGGTCTTCGAACTCGGGGGCTACTTACCGCCAAACCTCGACCTGGTCGCGGAGGCCGATCCGGACGAGGTGGGCCCCGTCGCTCGCTACGGCGACGTGGTTCAGCGGGCCAGCGAGAACGCGGTCCCGCGGCCGGCGACCGACCTCTGGCCGGAACAGTCCGCACTGGTCTATCAATCGGTCAACGCGGCGTATCGCGGCGAGCAATCCCCCGAGGTGGCGATGAGCGACCTCGCGGCAGAGCTCGAGCAGAGCGAAGCGGAGGTGGAAACAAATGGCAACTGA
- a CDS encoding carbohydrate ABC transporter permease has translation MSDPRDSTDPNDTGGIDDGGGPPRDPTLRRTDGGTTVLEDDREAELDRGPLQQWVADSISHPERVYRAMFYVAAIFFLFTTLFPFYWLLMVALTPEGQLQDIVFTPNGFNPGAFVEVFEVIPFHVYMFNSFVIALASTVVVLVIASLAGYAFGRLEFPGRTPLMLLVLVISFFPPAAFFIPLNDLFNTSFFVLEPITGDGTLYNTPFALVTPLSAIFMPLAIFILTTFYGQIPDGLEDAARVEGTTRLGALFRVIIPLSAPGVATAGVLTFIAVYNEFFFSFLMTDGQPQNWAPILDGILAYQGQYEVLYNLMAAASILGVIPVAILVVIAQEKIVSGLTAGALKE, from the coding sequence ATGTCCGATCCAAGGGATTCCACCGATCCGAACGACACCGGAGGCATCGACGACGGCGGCGGACCGCCACGAGACCCGACCCTCCGCCGAACCGACGGCGGCACGACTGTCCTCGAGGACGACCGCGAGGCGGAACTCGACCGCGGCCCGCTCCAGCAGTGGGTCGCCGACTCCATCTCTCACCCCGAGCGGGTCTACCGTGCCATGTTCTACGTCGCGGCGATTTTCTTCCTCTTTACGACGCTGTTTCCCTTCTACTGGCTGCTCATGGTCGCGTTGACCCCGGAAGGACAGCTTCAGGACATCGTCTTCACGCCCAATGGATTCAATCCGGGCGCGTTCGTCGAGGTCTTCGAAGTCATCCCGTTCCACGTCTACATGTTCAACAGCTTCGTAATCGCGCTGGCCTCGACGGTCGTCGTTCTGGTTATCGCCAGCCTCGCCGGCTACGCCTTCGGTCGGCTCGAGTTCCCCGGGCGAACGCCGCTTATGCTACTCGTGTTGGTCATCTCCTTTTTCCCGCCGGCGGCCTTCTTCATCCCCCTAAACGACCTCTTCAACACCTCGTTTTTCGTCCTCGAGCCGATCACCGGCGATGGGACACTGTACAACACGCCCTTCGCCCTCGTGACGCCGCTGTCGGCGATCTTCATGCCGCTGGCGATCTTCATTCTCACGACGTTCTACGGGCAGATTCCCGACGGCCTCGAGGATGCCGCGCGCGTCGAGGGGACGACCCGGCTGGGTGCGCTGTTCCGGGTCATCATCCCGCTGTCGGCTCCCGGCGTCGCGACGGCCGGCGTGTTGACGTTCATCGCGGTCTACAACGAGTTCTTCTTCTCGTTCCTGATGACGGACGGCCAGCCACAGAACTGGGCACCGATCCTCGACGGGATCCTCGCCTATCAGGGACAGTACGAGGTATTGTACAACCTCATGGCCGCCGCGAGCATCCTCGGGGTGATCCCCGTCGCGATCCTCGTGGTGATCGCACAGGAAAAGATCGTCAGCGGACTCACCGCGGGCGCACTCAAGGAGTAA
- a CDS encoding universal stress protein, producing the protein MSLVVVPVRYPLTKHSRRTLERAIEVARERESALTILHVDLYQNGKKVTRIDLKNAVERTFGRLENARYVVRTGFLVEESILDEVAAESADAVVIGSKQASRIRRIFQRFTDNPDIDRYLRNHLDCEVITVESARA; encoded by the coding sequence ATGTCACTGGTCGTGGTTCCCGTTCGGTATCCGTTGACGAAACATTCACGACGAACACTCGAGCGTGCGATCGAGGTCGCCCGCGAGCGCGAGTCAGCGTTGACGATACTCCACGTCGATCTCTATCAGAACGGGAAGAAGGTAACGCGGATCGATCTGAAAAACGCCGTCGAGCGGACGTTCGGTCGGCTCGAGAACGCCCGGTACGTCGTCCGAACCGGATTTTTGGTCGAAGAGAGTATTCTCGACGAAGTCGCGGCGGAGAGCGCCGATGCCGTCGTCATCGGCAGCAAGCAAGCGAGCCGCATCCGACGGATCTTCCAGCGTTTTACCGATAATCCGGATATCGACCGGTACCTCCGGAACCACCTCGACTGTGAGGTCATTACGGTCGAAAGCGCACGCGCCTGA